DNA from Acidimicrobiales bacterium:
CCACAGTCCTCACGCCACCGAGTGGGTCGATCAGATGGTCGAGCTCATCGGCGGGCTCGTCGAGTCGGGTCACGCCTATGAGATCTCCGACGGCGTGTACCTCGAGGTGTCCACCGTCGAGGGCTACGGCCAGCTCGCCCGCCAGGACCTCGATTCGTTGCAGGCGGGCGCCCGGGTCGAGGCCAACGACGAGAAGCGCTCCCCGGTCGACTTCGTCCTGTGGAAGAAGTCGAAACCCGATGAGCCGAGCTGGCCGTCGCCGTGGGGCGATGGCCGGCCCGGATGGCACACCGAGTGCGTGGTGATGTCGCTGGGGCTGTTGGGCGAGGGCTTCGACCTGCACGGCGGCGGCATCGACCTGCGCTTCCCCCACCACGAGAACGAGCGGGCCCAGGCCGTGGCTCTGGGCCGCCCCTTTGCCCGGCACTGGGTGCACAACGGGTTCGTCGAGGTCGACGGCGAGAAGATGTCGAAGTCGCTCGGCAACTTCGTCAACCTGCCCGACCTGGTGGCCAGCACCGACCCGCGCGCCTACCGGATGCTGGTGCTGCGGTCGCACTACCGCTCGCCGATGGAGGTCACCAAGGACTCGATCGCCGACGCCCGCCAGGCGGTCCAGCGCCTCGACGCCTTCGCTCGCCGCACCGCCGATCTGGCCAAGGTCGGTCCCGACCCTGCCACGATCGAGCAGTTCCGCGCCCTGATGGACGACGACCTCAACACCGCGGGAGCGCTCGACGTGGTGTTCCGGACCGTGCGTGCGGTCCATCAGGCGCTCGACATGGACGACGAGACCACCGCCGAGCCGTTGGCGGCAGCGGTGGGGTCGATGTGTGCGGCGGTCGGGCTCGGGCTCTCCGAGGAGCCCGACGAGGTGCCCGAGGAGATCATCGCCAAGGCCGAACAGCGCGAGGAGGCCCGCGCGGCGAAGGACTTCGCCACCGCCGACGCGCTGCGTGACGAGGTCCAGGCAGCGGGCTGGGTGCTCGACGACGGCCCCTCCGGCACCACGATCCGTCGGGGTTGAGACCCACACCGCCGATAGGATGGGCCCAAGTACCGACCGGTAACACCTCACTCTCTCGACCAGAAAGCGGTCGCCATGTCTGACCCGTCCTTCGCCCTCAACGACGACCAGTTGCAGATCCAGCAGTGGGTGCACGACTTCTCCCGCGACGTCATCCGCCCGGCGGCGCCCGAGTGGGACGAGCGCGAGGAGTTCCCGTGGCCGGTCGTGCAGGAAGCCGCCAAGATCGGGCTCTATGGCTGGGACTTCATGGCCCAGGCAATGATGGGCGACGACACGGGCCTCACCATGCCGGTCGCGCTCGAGGAGCTGTTCTGGGGCGACGCCGGCATCGGGCTGTCGATCATGGGCAGCGCCCTCGCCGCGGCCGGGATCGCCGCATCCGGTACCGGCGAGCAGCTCGGCGAGTGGGTGCCGCAGTGCTACGGCGATGCCGACGACGTCAAGCTCGGGGCGTTCTGCTCCACCGAGCCCGACGCCGGCTCCGACGTCGCCGCCATGCGCACCCGCGCCGTCTACGACGAGGCCAAGGACGAATGGGTCCTCAACGGCACCAAGACCTGGATCACCAACGGCGGCATCGCCGATGTGCACGTCGTGGTAGCGGTGGTCGACCCCGAGCTCGGGTCGAAGGGCCATGCCAGCTTCGTCGTTCCTCCGGGCACGCCGGGTCTGTCCCAGGGCCAGAAGTTCGCCAAGCACGGCATTCGGGCCAGCCACACCGCCGAGGTGATCCTCGACGACGTGCGGGTTCCGGGCGCCTGCCTGCTCGGCGGCAAGGAGAAGCTCGACGAGCGCCTGGCTCGGGTGCGCGAGGGCAAGCCGGGCAATGCCCAGGCTGCCATGCAGACCTTCGAGGCCACCCGACCCGCGGTCGGTGCCCAGGCCATCGGAATCGCTCGGGCGGCCTACGAGTTCTCGCTCGACTACGCCAAGGAGCGGGTGCAGTTCGGCCGTCCGATCATCCAGAACCAGTCGATCGCGTTCATGCTGGCCGACATGGCCACCGAGATCGACGCTGCTCGTCTGCTCGTGTGGCGCGCCGCCTGGCTGGGCAAGCAGCGTCAGTTCAAGAACGCCGAAGGTTCGATGGCCAAGCTCAAGGCCGGCCGGGTCGCGGTGTGGTCCACCGAGCGGGCCATGCAGATCCTGGGTGGCTACGGGTACGTCACCGACTACCCGGTCGAGCGGTTCCACCGCGACGCCAAGATCTACGACATCTTCGAGGGCACCGAGCAGATCCAGCAGCTCGTGATCAGCCGAGCGATCTCGGGCATGCGCATCGAGTAGTCCCGCGTGGGCGACTGGTGACCCCCGGTGAACCCACTCTGCCGGCACAGAGCGCCCCAGGAAGGCACATCTTGCCGGCAGAGTCCCAACCCGGCAGAGTCCCAACCCGGCAGAGCGGGTCGCGAGCGTTGCCGGACGCGGCGCTAGCGTTTCCGCCGCTCGCGGAGCAGCACCTCCTGGGCGACGGTGGCGATGTGGGTGCCGTCGTGGGCGAACAGCTCGCCGGTGGTGAGTCCCCGTGCGCCGTCGAGTCCCCCAGGCGTGAAGTCCTCCAGGTGCCAGTCGTCGGCCCGCGCCGGGCGGTGGAACCAGATGGAGTGGTCGAGGCTCGCGTTCATGAATCCCCAGTCGCTGTCCGACTCGGACTCGCGGTCGGGGTTCCATGCCGGGTGCAGGGCGATCAGGGACTCGGTGGGGAGGTCGTCGGAGACGTAGGCGAGGCCACAGGCGTGCAACAGTGGGTCCTCTCCCAGATCGCCGACGATCCGCAGCCAGGCGCGTCGGCGCGTGCCGGACGGCTCGGGTGCGACGACGGTCCGGTCGAACATGTCCGACCACGAATCGAGCTCGAGCTGGTCCGGGAGGGGAGCGTCGGGCATCGGCTTGGCCTGGACGGACACTTCGTCCTCGGCGGCGTGGAAGCTGGCGATCATGGTGAGGATGGCACCCCCCGACTGGCGGGCCACCACCTGTCGAGTGGCGAAGGAGCGGCCGTTGCGCAGCCGGTCGACCTCGAACCGGGTCGGCTCGTTCGTGTCGCCGGAGCGGATGAAGTAGGCGTGCAACGAGTGGGGGAGGAAGCGCTCCTCGACGGTGTCGCCGCAGGCCCACAGCGCCTGGGCGACGATCTGTCCTCCATAGAGGCCGCCCCACGGATAGCTCGGGCCGGTCCCCACGTAGGTGTCCATGCCGTGGGGTTCGAGGGCCATCATCTCGCGGAAGTCCATGGGCGCAGTCTGCCCGGCACCGGTTGTCGGCACGACTCGGTGGCAGGTGACGCGATGGCGGAGGCACCTGCCGCTACCCTGGAGTGTGCACGGGCATGTCTCATCGTCGAGCAATCTCCAGAGCAGTCCGAGCGGGCGAGAGAGTTGGTGAGCCACGGTGTCGTGGTGGGTGATCGGTCTGATCTTGATGGCGGGTATCTGTGTGGGGTTGCTCCTCGCGCGCATCGAGCGCGTACGGATCCGCAGCGACGAGCCGGCCAGCCCCGACGAGCAGCGCTGAGGGTTCGCCGCCAGGCGGCGGTGGCAGGCGTTGCGTGACTGACTCGAGGGGACTGAGTCAGCGCGACTGAATCAGCCGTGGCGGCCCGGGTCGACCGAGCCGCCCAGCGCCTCGACGAGCGGGCTGGCCTTGCTGATGCACTCGGCCAGCTCGGCGTCGGGGTCCGACTCGGCCACGATGCCGCCGCCGACCCCCAGCCAGATGTCGTCGCCGGAGTGTTCGAACGTTCGGATCGCCACGCTCCACTCGGCGCCGGCGACCGGGCTGACCATGCCGATGGCGCCGGTGTAGACCTCGCGTCCGGTCGCCTCGACCTCGGCGATGACCTCCATCGCCCGTACCTTGGGCGCCCCGGTGACCGAGCCGGGTGGGAACGTCGCCCGCATCAGTGCGCCGTCGCCGACCCCCTCCGACAGGTGGCCGGTCACCTCCGACACGAGGTGCCACAGGCCGGGGTGGGCCTCGATGTCGAGCAGCCGTGGCACCTTGATCGATCCCGGTCGGCACACCCGGCCGAGGTCGTTGCGCATGAGGTCGACGATCATCACGTTCTCGGCCCTGTCCTTGGCCGACGCCGTCAGCTCGTGGCGTGCAGGATCGGTGGCACCGAGGCTCGGGTCGCGGCGCCTGGTGCCCTTGATGGGCGACGTGGTGACCTGATCGCCGCGGCGCCGGAGGAACTGCTCGGGCGAGAGACTGGTGACCGTCCGGGCCCCGCCGAGGTCGAGGTGGGCCGCCTGCCGCGGGGCCAGCTGAGACGACCCGGCGGCGAACGCGTCGAGCGGGTCGCCCTCGAGCAGTTGGGAGGACAGGCGGAGGCACACGTTGGCCTGGTAGATGTCGCCCGCGCCGATGAGCTCGAGGGCCCGACGCACCGCCTTGCGGTGGTCGTTGCCGGTGGGGGTGGGTCGAAACGGCGCGCACCGGACCGGACGGCTCGGTGGCGGGTTCCCCCGCAGGACGGCGCGCAGGTGGTCGTGGCGGCGTTCGATCACCGGCGACCGTGACGGGCTGACCAGGGCTTCGAACCACCAGCCGCTGTCGGGATCGAAGCGCAGCACGTGGTCGTGCCAGGCCAGCCACCAGTCGGGGAGTGGGTGCGGTCGGGGCGGTGAGCCGGGGAGCCGTTCGACCAGTCGGCCGGCCTGGTAGCCGAGGTATCCGACCCAGCCCCCGAAGACCCCGGGTCCGGCGTCGGTCGTCTCCACCTGGTCGAGCACGGTGAACGGATCGAGTCCGCTGGTGGGGTCGAGGACCAGGGCGGGACGCGACCCCAGCACCGCCCCGCTGTCGAGCCAGGAGCCGACGAGCGCGAACGCGTGAGGCTCGTCCCCGAGTGCGAGCGCGACCTCGGTCGGCGTCCACTCGCAGCCGAGGTGGTGTCGGACCGCTTCGAAGGGGCCCGACGGCAGCGGGTTGCCACGGGACGCGGTGGTCGGGGCCAGGCTCACCCTCTCAGCCTACGGTCGGCGTCCCGGCGTCGGGAACCGGATGGCCAGCTGCGTCGTCTGAGAACCAGCTCGTTCTCGACGACCACTGGAGAGCCCGATGTCGACCCCCCGCCGCCTGCCCGTCCTCGTGGCGATCGTGGCTGCCGCAGGCATTCTCGCCGCTGCTTGCGGCGACGATGGCACCACACCGGTGTCCACCGGCTCGGCCGATCCCGATGTCGCCATTCTCGAGCTCGGCCACGAGGGCGGGTTCACCACCCCCGAGGTGCACTACACCCAGATGCCCCAACTCGTGGTCTACGCCGACGGTCGGGTCGTCACCTCCGGGGCCCAGGCCATGGTCTACCCCGCTCCGGCGTTGCCACCGCTGTTCGAATCGCAGTTGACCGACGACGGTTTGGTGACCCTGCGGTCGGCCATCGCCGATGCCGGTCTCGACATCCACGGGGTCGACTACGGACAGCCTCCGGTGGCCGATGCCGGCCAGACCGTGGTGCAGGTGCGTGTCGACGGGGAGACCTATGAGCATCGGGCCGAGGCCCTCGGCATGGCTGGTCCAGCGGGTGGTCTCGGCGGCCCTGCTGAGGGACCGGACGAGGGTGGCGACGGTCCGGACGAGTTGGGGCTGACCGCCGAGCAGCGTGACGCCCGCGACCGCCTCCAGGCTTTCGTCGACGGGGTCACCAACCTTGGGGGTCTGGTGGGTCCGGAGGAGCTGGGCGAGGAGACCCCCGTCGATATCGAGCGCTTCCGGTTGTGGGTCCGTCCCGCCGATGAGCTCGATCAGCCGATGGACGCTCCCGAGGACGAGCCTGCTCCTGATGAGGTCGAGTGGACCGTCGACGGTGTGGACCTGGAAGCCTCGGAGTGCCTGGTGGTCGAGGGCGATGTGGCCTCGCGACTCGCCGAGCTGCTCGCCGACGCCGACCAGTTGACCCGCTTCACCGAGGGTGACCAGGTGTTCTCGGTGGTGGCTCGGCCGGTGCTGGCCCACGAGGACACCTGCCCGCCGGCCTGAACGGCCTCTCCTGAACGGCAGGCTGAACCGCGTCAGCTGAACTGCGCCAGCCTGAACGGCTTCAGGTGCGGGGCGCGAGACCCCGCAGCCCGCTCCAGGCCAGCTCGGTGAGATCGGCCGCGGCCTCCTCGGCGCTGGGGACACAGCCGTCCTGGACCCACTGCCGCGCCGCTTGGTCGCACATGCCGACGATGGCCGCGCCGAAGAAGCGTCGAAGGGTGCCGTCGATGCCGGGAACGTCGATCATGGGACTCACGCCCTCGGCGACGCTGGTTTTGAAGTCGGCGAGCTCCTGGGCGAACCCGGACTGGGTCCAGACGTTGCCCGAGAACAGCAGGTCGTGTGAACCGGGCTCGGCCTCGATGAACCGGAAGAACGCAACGAAGCCCAGCTCGACCTGTTCGCGGGGCGTCGAGGCGTCGGCGACCGCCTCGGACAGCGTCTTGCGCAGCCGTTCGATGCCGTCGCCGAGTACCTGCTGCACCAGCGCCCGCTTGGATGGAAAGTGCCGGTAGAGGACGGGCTTGGTCACTCCGGCCGCGGCCGCGATGTCGTCCATGGATGCACTGGAGGTGGCGGGATCGGACAGCATCCTGGCGGCTACTCGGAGGAGCTGCTCGCGCCGATCTGCCGCCCGCATGCGACGCCCGGGCGCCGCGACCTGAGTCTGCGTCACGGGCGGAGCTTATCAGCGGAGCAGTGGCAGGAACCGGTGGTGGTGTCCACGAGGTGGTCGGCGGACGCTCTCAGTGGACGATCACGGAGCGAGCGACCTCGCCCGAACCCATCGCCTCGAACGCCTCGTTCACCTCGTCGACCGAGATCTCGCGGGAGATGAGCTCGTCGAGCTTGAGCTCGCCCTTCTGGTACCACTCGATCATCTTGGGGACGTCGCGGTCGACGTTGGCCGATCCGTACCAGCAGCCCTTGATGGTCTTGGCGGTGTAGAGGAAGGTGAACGCGGCGTTGAGGTTCATCATCACGTCGAGGCGGGGCACGCCCACGAGCACGACCTCGCCACCGGTGCGGGCCATGTTGATGGCCTGGTCGATGGTGGGACCGAGACCGATGACCTCGAAGGAGACGTCGGCTCCGCGTCCACCGGTCAGCTCCTGGACCTTGGCGACGGGGTCGCCGTCGCTCGCGTTGACCACATCGGTTGCCCCGAACTCGCGGGCCAGTTCGAGCTTGGAGTCGAACATGTCGACGGCGATGATCGTGCCCGCGCCGGCGATGCGGGCGCCCTGGATGACGTTGAGGCCGACCCCGCCGCAGCCGATGACGGCCACCGCGTCTCCTTCGTGGATGTCTGCGGTGTTGATCGCCGCGCCCACGCCGGTGAGTACCCCGCAGCCGATGAGGGCGGCGGCGTTGAGCGACACGTCCTTGGGGATCTTGACCGTGGAGATGGAGGGCACGATGGCTTCGCTGGCGAAGGTGCCGCAGTAGGCCATCTGGCCGAGCTCGCCGTCGGGGGTGGAGAAGCGCTTGGTGCCGTCGAGCATCCCGGCGAGGCTCACCGCTGCGTTCTTCTCGCACAGGAAGCCCTGGTCGCGCTGGCAGAAGTAGCACTCGCCGCACTGGGGGACCCACGACAGCACGACGTGGTCGCCGACCTCGCGGTCGGCCACGCCGGGCCCGACCTCGCTGACGATGCCGGCGCCTTCGTGGCCGAGCACCAGCGGTGTGGCCAGCGGGATCGTGCCGTTCTGGACCGATAGGTCCGAGTGGCAGACGCCGGAGGCGACCATCTTGATCCTGACCTCGCCCTCCTGAGGAGCGGCGACGGTGACGTCATCGCGGATCTGCAGCGGTGTGTCGACCTCGTTGAGCACTGCGGCCTTGGCCGAGCCGGTGGGTGCGGCGCTGTCGGTCATGGTGAGGGGTCCCCCGTTCGAGTGGATCATGTACTGGTGGACAGGACTGTACAACGTACGGGCACTGCTACTCCCGGTCGGGTGGCAGCCGGCCCTGCTCACGGTCCTCGCGGTCGGCCGCCTTGACCGCGTAGCCGAACACGATCGCGGGGGCGAGGATGGCCGAGCCCACCAGCAGCGCGGCCACGATCAGCGTGGTGAGGGTGTCGGTGTAGCCCTGCACCCACCCCCAGACGAATCCCGCGATGGCCAGCCCGAACAGGCCGTACCCGGTGCGCTGGCCCAGCTCGACCAGGCGGGCCACCTTCGCCCGCCGGACCAGGACCGGATCGTCCTCGCCGGTCACGGGAGCCATCCCGCGCCGGACAGCAGTTCTGCGAGGCGCTGGGTCATCACGTCGATCGACAGGTGGGTCCTGGCCACCTCGCGATTGTGGTCGAGCAGCTGCGGGTCGGGCGAGGCGAGAAAGGACCGCAGGGGTTCGGGGTCGTCGCACCCGAACCACCGGAACCCGAGGTCCGACAGCTCGGCGGCCACCGGGTAGTCGCCGACCGCGGCTGGTCGCCGGTGGGTCGCCGCTTCGACGGGTGGGTTGCCGAAGCCCTCCCAGGTGGAGGGGAACACCACCGCGTCGGCAGCGGCGTAGAAGTCGGGTGCGTCGATCGTCTGCTCGCGGATCACCCGGCAGCGGGCGCCGGCGAGCACCCGCTCCAGCTCCTGGGCATAGCCCTCCTCGGGCGGACCGACCAACCAGTAGGTGGCGCCGAGCTGCTCGCAGAGGTCGACCGCCACCGGGATCTGCTTGCGGGCGATGGCCCGTACGGGGTGGACCACCAGCACCTCGCCGTCGGCGACATCGAGGCGCTTCCGCGTGCGGAACCGGTCGCCGGGAGCTGGATCGGGGTCGAACCCGTTGTAGATGGTGGTCGCCTCGATGCCCCGTTCGGCCATCTGCTGTCGGGTCAACAGGTTGATCGTCACGTGTCGCCATGCCGGATCGGTCGCCGGGAGCTCGTCGATGCCGGCGAAGCGGTCCCGTTGCCAGGGCGGATCGTGGTGGTGCACCACCGTTGGTCGGCCACGGAGCACCGACGCCAGGGCGCGCGACGCCGGCAGGTTCAGGGGGATGGTCAGGAGGTTCTCGACCACGACCAGGTCGGCGTCGGCCAGCGCCGCGTCCAGCTCGCTGGTGCTCGGCGGTTCCGTGGCGTCGATCGCCAGCCCGGCAACGGTGAGATCGACCGGGCCCTCGCCGGCCACGGTGTAGGGCTCGAAGCCGAGGCTGGTGAGCGCTCGCTGCCAGGTCCCGGCCACGATCGACACACCATCGGTCAGTCCGAGGCGGAACGAGACGATGGCACAGGTCGACACGCCGGCACCGTACCCGCCTCTGCGGACCCGCTCCCGCCGGCCGGCCGCTCGGTCGGGGCCGGCGCATCGGTGAGGTCGATGGTGAAGGGTCCGTCCTCGAGGATCTGACGAACGGGGATCCCGGCACGGACCGGCTGCGCCATGGCGTGGGCCACCAGTGCCATCAACCCGGCGGCGACGATGAGGTCGCCGAAGGACACGACCACCTCGACCACCGGTACCGGCACCGCGCTGCCCAGCAGCACCCAGATCGTGTCCGGTCCGGCCAGGTGCTGGGTGGGGGTGAGGACCTGTTGCTGGGCCAGATCGGAGCCGAGGCCGACCGCGTGCAGCGCCCGTGGATCGACCGGTGTCCCGCCATGGAGCAGCACCGGCACGGCGTTGGCGCCGATGCCCACGGCGAGGACCCCTGTCCCCGGCAGGTGCAGGTTGGCCAGAGCGACCGCCACGAGGACGATGAGGGCGATGGCGAGCACGGCACCCGCATCGGCCAGGAGCCCCAGGCGCGTCACGCCCAGAACCACGAGCGCCCCGGCGGCGACGGGCGCGAACCGTCCGCGGGTGCGGACCAGGCTGTGCAGCGTTCCCCCGTTGATCGCACCGAGCACGAACCCGGCCGTGACCACAGCAGCACTGAGGAGCATCGACCGCGACGCTAGAGGCGGGCGTGCCCCGGTTCGCGGATGGTCACAAGGTCACAAGGTCAGGGGTTCGCAGGCCGCAGGGTCACAAGCCGCTGCCGGCCATGGAGCCGACCAGCGGGGTGAGCCCGAGGTCGAACAGCGCGCACGAGGCCATGGCCTCGCCGTGGTCCCACTGCGAGGCGCTGGGGGCGAGGGCGAGGTAGTCGAGGCTCGACTCCTCCCATTCGATTTCGACGAAGCGCTCGAACGCCTCGGCACAGGCCAGGCGAGCCCGCTCCTCGGCGGCTGCCTCGCCCGGCCAGGGCTCGCCCGTCTCGGCGGGGAGCGGAACCTCGGCGTACAGCTCGTAGCGGTGGGGTGCATCGCAGGGCACGATTCCCACCGGCTCGCCCCGCTCGAAGGCCTGCAGCGGCGGATCGTCGAGATCCTCGAAGCACGCACCGCTCTCGAGCTGGGCAGGCTCGGCCGGTTGGGGTTCGACCGATCCCGCCGCGGAGTCGTCCATGGTCCGCCCGTCGGCGTCGCCGAACACCACCGCGTCGCGCGGCGCGTACTCGCCGGCCCGCAGGTCGTCGCCCACGTAGTCGCCGCACGCCCCGGACGCCAGGACGACCAAGGCGACCATCGCCCACCGGCGCCGGGGAGCAGCGATCTTCACGGGGAACCGGCCACGGAGCCGACGAGTGGCTCCGAGTCGACCGACGCCGCCGCGCACACCAGCACCCGGTCGCCACGGGTCCAGGCGGCTGCGTTCGGACGGATGTGCACGATCTCGAGCTCGCTGTCGACGTACCCGACGCCCATGTACCCACCGAAGGCCTCGAGGCACTTCCGGTCGGCGGCGGCCAGCACGTGCTCGTCGCCCGGAAAGGGGGCGTCGGGGTTCTCGTTGAGCGACATCCGGGCGAAGGCCTCGGCGTCGTGGGGCTCGTCACAGCGACGCGGCGTGGCGTCGACGACCTCGACACCGTCAGGACCGTCCAGCTCGGCCAGACCGTCGAGATCGGGCAGATCGACGCAGTCGCCGACCTGCAGGGCGCCCAGTGGGACCCGGCCGTCGTCCAGTTCGTCGACTGCTGGGTCATTGGTCGCCGCCGCGTTGGCGAGGGGTGGATCGAGGGTGTTCATGGCGCGGGGTGGTGCCGCCGGGGCCTCGGTGGTGGTCGTGGTCGTCGATGTCTCGGGGTCGGGCTGGCGCTGCGAGGTCGGCGGCTCGGCCTGATCGTCGTCATCGGCGCTGCATCCCGCGACCAGCGCGAGGGTGACCAGCAGGGGCCAGAGCAATCGGTGTCGATCCATCTCAGTACGATGGAAGGAGCCGGTCGAGGTAGAAGAACCCGTTCCACAGCAGCCAGGCGAGCAGCGGCGTCGACAGCAGGTAGACGGACCAGCGACGCCACAGGCGCCCACCGACGACGGCGCCGGCGAGGCCGAGCCCGAACAAGCCTCCCCACATCAAGGTCGGCACCAGGGCGCTGCGGTCGCCGTTGAGACCCTCGCCCCAGCCCTCGTCGGCAGGCGGCCCGGGTTCGGTGGTCGGCTCGGCGGGGAGCTCGGCGCCCCCGTCGCCCTGTTCGTCGCCGTCCTCGTCGGGTCGAGGCTCGGGCTCGGGCGGTGGCTCGACCGGCTCCTCTTCGAGGATGCCCGTGACGATGATCCGCTGGCGGGCGCTACCTCTCGGATGACAGGCGATGAGCGTGATGCGGTTGTCGCCGAAGTCGTCGAGGACATACACCCCGCTGGCCGGGACGATGAAGTGTCCGACCTCGTCGCCCTCGTCGTTGGTGTGGGACTGGGCCACGTAGGTGAACTCGCCCCGCAGCGTGGTGACGACGATCTCGTCGCCGGGGGCGATCTCGTTGATCGACCAGAACGGGGCGCCGTAGGTCGTGCGATGGCCGGCGACCGCCGCGTTGCCGGGAGTCCCCGGCATCGGGTTGCTCGGGAACACGCCCGGCCCCTTGCGGAGATCGGGCACGCGTACCCCGTAGACCATCGTCTCATCGACGCCGATGGAGGGGATCCGCAGCTGGGCCACCGGCTCGCCTCGGGTGGGAGCCAAGGACGCGAGGACCTCGGGATCGACCGGTTCGGGCTCGGTCGTGGTGGTGGTGACGCCCGGGAACTGGACCGGGCCGCTGGAACCGAGACCCCGCTCGGGACGCGGCTCGGTGGTGGTGGTCGTGGGGCGGGCGGTGCCGGAGCTCTCGAGCTGGGCGGCGAAGTCCGACTCGAGCTGGTCCTGGGCACGTGAGTGCTGGAGCCCGGTGCCCCACAGCTGGTAGGCGACGAAGAGCAAGGTGATGATCCCGAAGCCGATCAGGGTGCGACCGGTCGCACCGAGGACGCGGGCGGTGCGGTGGCTCAGGCGGACGGTCACGGACACCGAGGCTACAAGCCGCCGACGGGGAGCAACCGTCAGGCGGGCACCGCGTCTTGGTCGCCGAGGAGACTCACCGGTAGCCTGTTGACCTCCATGGAGCCGGTCATCCACTTCCGCTCGGCGGTGTCGCTCCTCGGTCGGTTCCCGGCGCTGGCCGGCGTCGATCTGGCGGTCGAACCCGGCGAGATCGTGCTCCTCCGCGGACCCAACGGTGCCGGCAAGTCCACCTTGTTGAAGGTGTGTGCGGGCCTGGCCCCGGTCTCGTCCGGCGATGCGCGCGTCCTCGGGTTCGATCTGGTCGAGGACCGTCACTCGATCCGTGGTCGCGTGGGGCTGCTCGGCCACGCCACGTTCCTCTACGACGAGCTCACGGTGGCCGACAACGTCGCGTTCTGGGCCCGAGCGGCGCGGGCCGACCTCGACGATGCGCATCACGCCATGGCACGCATGGGTCTGGCCGGCCGGCTCCGGGACGTGAGCGTGTCGCGCCTGTCGGCCGGTCAACGTCGACGGGTCGCGATCGCGGTGTTGCTGGCCCGCCGCCCCGAGCTGTGGCTCCTCGACGAGCCCCATGCCGGACTCGATGCCGACGGACGGGACCTGCTCGACGGTCTGGTGGTGGAGGCGGCCCGAGCGGGCGCGACCGTCCTGTTCGCCTCCCACGAGCTCGACCGTGCCCACTCGGTGGCCCAGCGCATCGTGACCCTCGCGGGGGGCGTCGTGACCGCCGACGAGGTCATGGACCCCCTGCCCGGGGAGGCCCACCGTGTTCCGTGACGCCGCGCTGATGGCCGGAAAGGACCTTCGCATCGAGCTGCGATCGCGGGTCGCGCTCAACCAGATCCTGCCGGTGGCGGTGCTCATCCTGTTGCTGTTCGGGTTCGCCCTCGATCCGGACTCGCCGGTGCTCACCCGGGCCACGCCGGGGTTGTTCTGGGTGACGGTGCTGTTCGTGACGGTGATGGCGGTCGAGCGGTCGTTCTCCCTCGAAGCCGCCGACGGGGTGCGCGACGCGCTCCGCCTGAGCGGGCTGCACCCTGGTGGCATCTTCCTCGGCAAGCTCGCCGCCCTGGCGGTGCAGCTGGCCGCCGTGCAGGTGGTGCTGCTGGCCGGGGTGATGGTGTTGTTCGGGCGCGAGCTGGCCGGCCATCTGCTGCTGGTCGCCACCGCGGTGGCCGCGACTGCGGGGATCGCCGCGGCCGGTACCCTCTACGGCGTGCTCGCCGCCGGTCTGCGGGTGCGGGAGACGCTCCTCCCGCTGTTGTTGCTACCGGTGCTGGCACCGGTGTTGATCGCCGCTACCCGGGCGTTCGAGACCGCGCTCGACGGTGTGCCATCCGACGGTTGGCCCTGGTTCA
Protein-coding regions in this window:
- the cysS gene encoding cysteine--tRNA ligase; the encoded protein is MIRLYDTATGTVVPLEPRDPGKVSMYVCGPTVYGPAHVGHGRMTLVFDVLRRYLEWSGLEVDHASNITDIDDQIINKANEEGRSTTAVAEQYEREWFAAMDAIGVARPHHSPHATEWVDQMVELIGGLVESGHAYEISDGVYLEVSTVEGYGQLARQDLDSLQAGARVEANDEKRSPVDFVLWKKSKPDEPSWPSPWGDGRPGWHTECVVMSLGLLGEGFDLHGGGIDLRFPHHENERAQAVALGRPFARHWVHNGFVEVDGEKMSKSLGNFVNLPDLVASTDPRAYRMLVLRSHYRSPMEVTKDSIADARQAVQRLDAFARRTADLAKVGPDPATIEQFRALMDDDLNTAGALDVVFRTVRAVHQALDMDDETTAEPLAAAVGSMCAAVGLGLSEEPDEVPEEIIAKAEQREEARAAKDFATADALRDEVQAAGWVLDDGPSGTTIRRG
- a CDS encoding acyl-CoA dehydrogenase family protein, producing the protein MSDPSFALNDDQLQIQQWVHDFSRDVIRPAAPEWDEREEFPWPVVQEAAKIGLYGWDFMAQAMMGDDTGLTMPVALEELFWGDAGIGLSIMGSALAAAGIAASGTGEQLGEWVPQCYGDADDVKLGAFCSTEPDAGSDVAAMRTRAVYDEAKDEWVLNGTKTWITNGGIADVHVVVAVVDPELGSKGHASFVVPPGTPGLSQGQKFAKHGIRASHTAEVILDDVRVPGACLLGGKEKLDERLARVREGKPGNAQAAMQTFEATRPAVGAQAIGIARAAYEFSLDYAKERVQFGRPIIQNQSIAFMLADMATEIDAARLLVWRAAWLGKQRQFKNAEGSMAKLKAGRVAVWSTERAMQILGGYGYVTDYPVERFHRDAKIYDIFEGTEQIQQLVISRAISGMRIE
- a CDS encoding thioesterase family protein is translated as MDFREMMALEPHGMDTYVGTGPSYPWGGLYGGQIVAQALWACGDTVEERFLPHSLHAYFIRSGDTNEPTRFEVDRLRNGRSFATRQVVARQSGGAILTMIASFHAAEDEVSVQAKPMPDAPLPDQLELDSWSDMFDRTVVAPEPSGTRRRAWLRIVGDLGEDPLLHACGLAYVSDDLPTESLIALHPAWNPDRESESDSDWGFMNASLDHSIWFHRPARADDWHLEDFTPGGLDGARGLTTGELFAHDGTHIATVAQEVLLRERRKR
- a CDS encoding aminodeoxychorismate synthase component I, whose protein sequence is MSLAPTTASRGNPLPSGPFEAVRHHLGCEWTPTEVALALGDEPHAFALVGSWLDSGAVLGSRPALVLDPTSGLDPFTVLDQVETTDAGPGVFGGWVGYLGYQAGRLVERLPGSPPRPHPLPDWWLAWHDHVLRFDPDSGWWFEALVSPSRSPVIERRHDHLRAVLRGNPPPSRPVRCAPFRPTPTGNDHRKAVRRALELIGAGDIYQANVCLRLSSQLLEGDPLDAFAAGSSQLAPRQAAHLDLGGARTVTSLSPEQFLRRRGDQVTTSPIKGTRRRDPSLGATDPARHELTASAKDRAENVMIVDLMRNDLGRVCRPGSIKVPRLLDIEAHPGLWHLVSEVTGHLSEGVGDGALMRATFPPGSVTGAPKVRAMEVIAEVEATGREVYTGAIGMVSPVAGAEWSVAIRTFEHSGDDIWLGVGGGIVAESDPDAELAECISKASPLVEALGGSVDPGRHG
- a CDS encoding TetR/AcrR family transcriptional regulator; the encoded protein is MTQTQVAAPGRRMRAADRREQLLRVAARMLSDPATSSASMDDIAAAAGVTKPVLYRHFPSKRALVQQVLGDGIERLRKTLSEAVADASTPREQVELGFVAFFRFIEAEPGSHDLLFSGNVWTQSGFAQELADFKTSVAEGVSPMIDVPGIDGTLRRFFGAAIVGMCDQAARQWVQDGCVPSAEEAAADLTELAWSGLRGLAPRT
- a CDS encoding Zn-dependent alcohol dehydrogenase: MTDSAAPTGSAKAAVLNEVDTPLQIRDDVTVAAPQEGEVRIKMVASGVCHSDLSVQNGTIPLATPLVLGHEGAGIVSEVGPGVADREVGDHVVLSWVPQCGECYFCQRDQGFLCEKNAAVSLAGMLDGTKRFSTPDGELGQMAYCGTFASEAIVPSISTVKIPKDVSLNAAALIGCGVLTGVGAAINTADIHEGDAVAVIGCGGVGLNVIQGARIAGAGTIIAVDMFDSKLELAREFGATDVVNASDGDPVAKVQELTGGRGADVSFEVIGLGPTIDQAINMARTGGEVVLVGVPRLDVMMNLNAAFTFLYTAKTIKGCWYGSANVDRDVPKMIEWYQKGELKLDELISREISVDEVNEAFEAMGSGEVARSVIVH